One window of the Deinococcus betulae genome contains the following:
- a CDS encoding GNAT family N-acetyltransferase has translation MTDSVQIRLASPTDKDTVTRVFHDAGLDTDAALAEGTTYWVMERGGQPVGAIGLEHGEGASLLRGAAVLPDVRGGGLGRRLVMSALEYAQGRGDRTVYLFSKSGDWSNFGFQQVPLAVVMGDLPDAPQIQAYRARGERPGGTTWMRTLG, from the coding sequence ATGACCGATTCTGTGCAGATTCGCCTGGCCAGCCCCACCGACAAAGACACTGTGACCCGCGTGTTCCACGATGCGGGCCTGGACACCGACGCCGCGCTGGCCGAAGGCACGACCTACTGGGTGATGGAACGAGGAGGGCAGCCGGTGGGCGCCATCGGCCTGGAGCACGGCGAGGGAGCCTCGCTGCTGCGCGGAGCGGCCGTCTTGCCCGATGTGCGGGGCGGCGGCCTGGGCCGGCGGCTGGTCATGAGCGCTCTGGAATACGCCCAGGGCCGCGGCGACCGCACGGTTTACCTGTTTTCCAAGAGTGGCGACTGGAGCAACTTTGGCTTTCAGCAGGTGCCGCTGGCCGTCGTGATGGGCGACCTGCCCGACGCACCCCAGATTCAGGCCTACCGCGCGCGCGGCGAGCGGCCGGGCGGCACCACCTGGATGCGAACCCTGGGCTAA
- a CDS encoding GNAT family N-acetyltransferase, which yields MTLTDMHVKLRQAQPEDFSTILDLLARCGLYTASVTPQGSTYWIAELDGVPGGCIGLEHGEGVSLVRSTAVLPDARSQGLGRALVRSALTHATLRGDRSVYLFSEEAGDYWRRFGFVPVTAAEISAALPDAPQVHSGLTRGWIADEQAWRLDVQPQEGQRGGGERG from the coding sequence ATGACCTTAACTGACATGCACGTCAAACTGCGCCAGGCGCAGCCCGAAGACTTTTCCACCATTCTCGACCTGCTCGCGCGCTGCGGCCTGTATACGGCCAGCGTGACCCCGCAAGGCAGCACCTACTGGATTGCCGAGTTGGACGGCGTCCCTGGCGGCTGCATCGGTCTGGAACACGGCGAAGGCGTGTCCCTGGTCCGGTCCACTGCCGTCCTGCCGGACGCCCGCTCGCAGGGCCTGGGCCGCGCGCTGGTGCGCAGTGCCCTGACCCACGCCACCCTACGCGGCGACCGCAGCGTGTACCTGTTTAGCGAGGAAGCAGGAGACTACTGGCGCCGCTTTGGCTTCGTGCCGGTGACGGCGGCTGAAATCAGCGCGGCGCTGCCGGACGCGCCCCAGGTACACAGCGGCCTAACGCGCGGCTGGATTGCCGATGAGCAGGCCTGGCGGCTGGACGTGCAGCCGCAGGAGGGCCAGCGCGGGGGAGGGGAGAGGGGGTGA
- a CDS encoding HIT family protein yields the protein MDVPVTLDGTLLATRQQEWAAHLAAPHQNPLTTRAEFAGGEVLLDNELCVYTQDARYAEGLPFSGLIVPRRPCETVFDLTPEEAAATHALLAEVQAYLDATVQPDGYTVGWNVFPVGGQHIPHVHLHVIPRWATDASAGAGVRSFLKAAVRADQTRRR from the coding sequence GTGGACGTGCCCGTGACCCTGGACGGCACCCTGCTGGCCACGCGGCAGCAGGAGTGGGCCGCGCATCTGGCCGCGCCGCACCAGAATCCGCTGACCACACGCGCCGAATTTGCCGGTGGCGAGGTGCTGCTGGACAACGAGCTGTGCGTCTACACCCAGGACGCGCGCTACGCCGAAGGGCTGCCGTTTTCAGGCCTGATCGTCCCCCGGCGGCCCTGTGAAACGGTGTTTGACCTCACACCAGAGGAAGCCGCCGCCACCCACGCCCTGCTGGCTGAGGTCCAGGCGTATCTGGACGCCACCGTGCAGCCGGACGGGTACACCGTGGGCTGGAACGTCTTCCCGGTCGGCGGCCAACACATTCCCCACGTTCACCTGCATGTGATTCCGCGCTGGGCCACGGACGCCTCGGCGGGGGCGGGGGTGCGCTCCTTCCTGAAAGCGGCGGTCCGGGCGGACCAGACGCGACGACGATGA
- the argH gene encoding argininosuccinate lyase, with product MLNYIAEEFVPFEEQSPALETVLEPPVDKKLWGGRFAEATDGLVELFNASVGFDQRLAEQDIQGSLAHVAMLGQVGILSAEEVTQIADGLHDVLADIRAGIFQWRLDREDVHMNVEAALRDRIGPVAGKLHTARSRNDQVAVDFRLFTKAAALDLADKTRALRAVMLAEAEKHLAAEVILPGYTHLQVAQPILLSHWFMAYVAMLERDEGRFRDAAERMDESPLGSSALAGTPWPIDRHATAAALGFARPTANSLDGVGSRDFALEFLSAGAILGAHLSRLSEELILYSTFEFGFLTLPDSHTTGSSIMPQKKNPDVSELARGKAGRLFGNLMGLLTVVKGTPLAYNKDLQEDKEGVFDSYDTLSIVLRLYADMLPKTVWHAEVTKAAAARGYSTATDVADFLARQGVPFREAHEVVGGLVGLASRSGRQLWDLTEAELRAAHPLLGAEVAQGLTVEQSVRGRQSHGGTAPERVAEAIAAARQALEG from the coding sequence GTGCTCAACTATATTGCTGAGGAATTTGTCCCCTTTGAAGAGCAGTCTCCAGCGCTAGAGACTGTTCTTGAGCCTCCTGTAGACAAAAAGCTCTGGGGTGGCCGCTTCGCTGAAGCCACTGACGGCCTCGTTGAACTCTTCAACGCTTCCGTTGGGTTCGATCAGCGACTGGCCGAGCAGGATATTCAGGGGTCGCTAGCCCATGTGGCGATGCTGGGCCAGGTTGGCATCCTGAGTGCCGAAGAAGTGACGCAGATTGCTGACGGCCTGCACGACGTTCTGGCCGACATTCGCGCCGGCATCTTCCAGTGGCGGCTGGACCGCGAAGACGTGCATATGAATGTGGAAGCCGCGCTGCGTGACCGCATCGGGCCGGTGGCAGGCAAGCTGCACACTGCGCGCAGCCGCAACGATCAGGTGGCGGTGGATTTCCGCCTCTTTACCAAAGCTGCGGCCCTGGACCTGGCCGACAAGACGCGGGCGCTCCGGGCCGTCATGCTTGCAGAGGCCGAAAAACACCTGGCCGCCGAGGTCATCCTGCCCGGCTACACCCACCTGCAAGTGGCGCAGCCCATCCTGCTCTCGCACTGGTTCATGGCCTACGTGGCCATGCTGGAACGCGACGAGGGCCGCTTCCGGGACGCCGCCGAGCGCATGGACGAGTCGCCGCTGGGCTCCTCGGCACTGGCGGGCACGCCCTGGCCCATTGACCGCCACGCGACCGCCGCCGCGCTGGGCTTCGCGCGTCCCACGGCCAACAGCCTGGACGGCGTCGGTAGCCGCGACTTTGCGCTGGAATTCCTAAGCGCAGGCGCCATTCTGGGGGCGCACCTTTCACGCCTCTCGGAAGAACTGATCTTGTATTCCACCTTCGAGTTTGGCTTTCTCACACTGCCGGACAGTCACACCACCGGCTCCAGCATCATGCCGCAGAAGAAAAACCCGGATGTCTCCGAGCTGGCGCGCGGTAAGGCGGGGCGCCTCTTTGGCAATCTGATGGGCCTGTTGACGGTGGTGAAGGGCACGCCGCTGGCCTACAACAAGGACCTGCAGGAAGACAAGGAAGGCGTGTTTGACTCCTACGACACCCTCAGCATCGTGCTTCGCCTGTACGCCGACATGCTGCCCAAAACGGTGTGGCACGCCGAGGTGACAAAGGCGGCGGCGGCGCGCGGCTATTCCACCGCGACCGACGTGGCTGACTTTCTGGCGCGGCAAGGCGTGCCGTTCCGCGAAGCGCATGAGGTCGTGGGCGGCCTGGTGGGCCTGGCCAGCCGTTCGGGCCGCCAACTGTGGGACCTGACCGAGGCTGAACTGCGCGCCGCCCACCCGCTGCTGGGGGCTGAGGTGGCGCAGGGGCTGACCGTCGAACAAAGCGTTCGGGGTCGCCAGAGCCACGGCGGCACGGCGCCGGAACGAGTGGCTGAAGCCATCGCAGCCGCCCGGCAGGCGCTGGAGGGCTGA
- a CDS encoding GNAT family N-acetyltransferase: MSVRPVGPNDIPAFHAVMMAAGMDPRSSWNRTTPADLERSLFSPGAGGFLAYGESEEVLGCVGYRPDGEAALTLNKLATCPGSRGQGVGRRLVREVEHAARIGGYERVLLAVSQYNLEVLPFYERLGYRPVDERYAHAHPASPPPVVLVKELADV, translated from the coding sequence GTGAGTGTGCGGCCTGTCGGTCCCAACGACATCCCCGCCTTTCACGCCGTCATGATGGCCGCCGGGATGGACCCCCGCAGCAGCTGGAACCGCACCACCCCGGCAGACCTGGAGCGGTCGCTGTTCTCGCCGGGCGCTGGGGGGTTTCTGGCTTACGGCGAGAGTGAAGAGGTGCTGGGGTGTGTGGGCTACCGCCCCGACGGCGAGGCCGCCCTGACCCTGAACAAACTGGCGACCTGCCCAGGGTCACGCGGGCAGGGCGTGGGGCGCCGCCTCGTGCGTGAGGTCGAACACGCCGCCCGGATAGGCGGCTACGAACGGGTGCTGCTGGCCGTCAGCCAGTACAACCTGGAGGTGCTGCCGTTTTACGAGAGGTTGGGCTACAGGCCGGTGGATGAGCGGTACGCCCACGCTCACCCGGCCAGCCCGCCGCCCGTGGTGCTGGTGAAGGAGCTAGCTGATGTCTGA
- a CDS encoding GNAT family N-acetyltransferase, whose amino-acid sequence MAQPVPSLRRAVPDDAPVIAAHRAQMFTDMGDLTPEEAQAQVDLWTGWLRSVLASGDYVGFVAEETGRPLGSAGLMFHPKAPTTDEPATVRAYVLNVYVAPQSRRQGLADALMRAVLAEVQARGLRSVSLHASAQGRAIYERLGFVEAAHPELRLTLGDAL is encoded by the coding sequence GTGGCGCAGCCTGTTCCTTCCCTCCGGCGCGCTGTACCGGACGACGCCCCGGTGATTGCCGCTCACCGCGCCCAGATGTTTACCGACATGGGCGACCTGACGCCTGAAGAGGCGCAGGCGCAGGTGGACCTGTGGACCGGTTGGCTGCGCAGCGTGCTGGCGTCGGGTGACTACGTGGGCTTCGTGGCCGAGGAGACGGGTAGACCGCTGGGCAGCGCGGGGCTGATGTTTCATCCCAAGGCGCCGACTACAGACGAGCCGGCCACCGTGCGGGCTTACGTGCTGAATGTCTACGTGGCACCCCAGAGTCGCCGTCAGGGGCTGGCCGACGCATTGATGCGCGCCGTTCTGGCAGAGGTGCAGGCGCGTGGGCTCAGGAGCGTGTCGCTGCACGCTTCGGCCCAGGGCCGCGCCATTTACGAGCGTCTGGGCTTCGTTGAGGCGGCTCATCCCGAACTGCGCCTGACACTGGGAGACGCGCTGTGA
- a CDS encoding argininosuccinate synthase: protein MANEQRQKIVLAYSGGLDTSIILKWLQTERNYDVVAFTADLGQGDEVEEARVKALNTGAVAAYALDLREEFVRDYVFPMFRTSALYEGFYLLGTSIARPLIAKKMVEIAQKEGAVAVSHGATGKGNDQVRFEMTAYALQPDIVTVAPWRDWTFQGRADLEAFAHEHGIPVPTTKKDPWSTDANLLHISYEGGILEDPWAEPPAHMFKLTADPQQAPNEPEYVEVTFEAGNPVSINGEAFSPAALLAKANELGGKHGVGRLDLVENRFVGMKSRGVYETPGGTLLYHARRAVESLTLDREVLHQRDQLSPKYAELVYNGFWFAPEREALQVYFDHIAASVTGTARLKLYKGNCTVVGRKAPQSLYDKDLVSFEAGGDYNQHDAGAFIKLNALRMRVQARVAAKAEQPEPEPAQV from the coding sequence ATGGCAAACGAGCAGCGGCAGAAAATCGTGCTGGCTTACAGCGGCGGCCTGGACACCAGCATCATCCTCAAGTGGCTTCAGACCGAGCGGAACTACGATGTGGTGGCCTTTACCGCCGACCTGGGCCAGGGCGATGAGGTCGAAGAAGCCCGCGTCAAGGCGCTGAATACGGGCGCCGTGGCGGCCTACGCGCTGGACCTGCGTGAAGAGTTCGTGCGCGACTACGTGTTTCCCATGTTCCGCACCTCGGCGCTGTACGAGGGGTTTTACCTGCTGGGCACCTCGATTGCCCGCCCACTGATCGCCAAGAAGATGGTCGAGATTGCGCAGAAGGAGGGCGCCGTGGCGGTCTCGCACGGGGCCACCGGTAAGGGCAACGATCAGGTACGTTTTGAGATGACGGCCTACGCTCTGCAGCCCGACATCGTGACGGTGGCCCCCTGGCGCGACTGGACTTTCCAGGGGCGCGCTGACCTGGAAGCCTTTGCCCATGAACACGGCATTCCGGTGCCCACCACCAAAAAAGACCCCTGGTCTACCGACGCCAACCTCCTGCATATTTCCTATGAAGGCGGCATTCTGGAAGACCCCTGGGCCGAGCCGCCCGCGCATATGTTCAAGCTGACGGCCGACCCCCAGCAGGCCCCCAATGAACCCGAATACGTGGAAGTAACGTTTGAAGCGGGCAATCCCGTCAGCATCAACGGTGAGGCGTTCTCGCCCGCCGCCCTGCTGGCCAAGGCCAACGAACTGGGGGGCAAGCACGGCGTGGGCCGTCTGGACCTCGTGGAAAACCGCTTTGTGGGCATGAAGTCGCGTGGCGTGTATGAAACGCCCGGCGGCACGCTGCTGTACCACGCGCGCCGCGCCGTGGAAAGCCTGACTCTGGACCGCGAGGTGCTGCACCAGCGTGATCAGCTGAGCCCCAAGTACGCCGAACTGGTCTACAACGGCTTCTGGTTTGCCCCCGAGCGCGAGGCCCTGCAGGTGTACTTTGACCACATTGCCGCCAGCGTCACCGGCACCGCGCGCCTGAAGCTGTACAAGGGCAACTGCACCGTCGTAGGCCGCAAGGCGCCGCAGAGCCTGTACGACAAAGACCTGGTCTCGTTTGAAGCGGGCGGTGACTACAACCAGCACGACGCCGGTGCATTCATCAAGCTCAATGCCCTGAGGATGCGGGTGCAGGCCCGTGTGGCCGCCAAGGCCGAGCAGCCCGAGCCGGAACCCGCGCAGGTGTAA
- a CDS encoding GGDEF domain-containing protein produces MTRPLRHYQRLLAPPEPDTAEFAYRRGGLLTLLACGIFVSAFTLLVQTGPDFSTADRLGLAVIIVKDVALTLWLWRRPRHFLAIGLTELLLQVVASVVRLHLTLHSPPTFNGLGGYAPWTTVTYLAAFLVLPTRPALGVSLAQFSGLMLVGLGFMLSPRSDPAMKAALGNTLLQTALVHATFIAFLTLQQRLLQHYVQALVGARHEATLAGQDALTGLPNRRQLNLWLRAPQPPLLSVVLFDLDHFKRVNDTYGHSVGDETLQHVAWVLRRTVRQHDRAGRWGGEEFLILVEGSAQDAALVADRVQGALRAAPYDPVGTVTISCGVAQAAPGETADTVLRRADEALYRAKRAGRDTVSVAA; encoded by the coding sequence GTGACCCGCCCGCTTCGCCACTACCAGCGCCTTCTGGCGCCGCCCGAACCCGACACCGCCGAGTTTGCCTACCGGCGCGGCGGCCTGCTGACGCTGCTGGCCTGCGGCATCTTTGTCAGTGCGTTCACGCTGCTGGTCCAGACGGGGCCAGATTTCAGCACGGCGGACCGCCTGGGCCTGGCTGTCATCATCGTCAAGGACGTGGCGCTGACGCTCTGGCTGTGGCGGCGTCCCCGTCATTTTCTGGCGATTGGCCTGACCGAATTGCTGCTCCAGGTCGTTGCTTCGGTGGTGCGGCTGCACCTGACCCTGCACAGCCCGCCCACCTTCAACGGCCTGGGCGGCTACGCCCCCTGGACGACCGTGACCTATCTGGCCGCCTTTCTGGTGCTGCCCACTCGCCCGGCTCTGGGCGTCAGCCTGGCGCAGTTCAGTGGCCTGATGCTGGTGGGTCTGGGCTTCATGCTCAGCCCGCGCAGCGACCCGGCGATGAAGGCGGCGCTGGGCAACACGCTACTGCAAACGGCGCTGGTCCACGCCACCTTCATCGCCTTTCTAACGCTGCAACAGCGGCTGCTTCAGCACTATGTACAGGCGCTGGTGGGTGCCCGCCATGAGGCCACCCTGGCGGGGCAAGACGCCCTGACTGGCCTGCCCAACCGGCGGCAGCTGAATCTGTGGCTGCGCGCGCCGCAGCCGCCCCTCCTGAGCGTGGTCCTGTTTGACTTAGACCATTTCAAGCGGGTGAACGACACCTACGGCCACAGCGTCGGGGACGAGACCCTGCAACATGTGGCGTGGGTGCTGCGGCGCACGGTGCGCCAGCATGACCGCGCTGGTCGCTGGGGCGGCGAGGAATTTCTGATTCTGGTGGAGGGCAGTGCCCAGGACGCCGCGCTGGTGGCCGACCGGGTGCAGGGAGCCCTGCGCGCCGCGCCCTACGATCCGGTGGGCACGGTGACCATCAGCTGCGGGGTGGCGCAGGCCGCGCCCGGCGAGACCGCCGATACCGTCCTACGCCGCGCCGATGAGGCCCTTTACCGCGCCAAACGGGCGGGCCGCGATACGGTGTCTGTGGCAGCCTGA
- a CDS encoding LysE/ArgO family amino acid transporter — protein MPPFLRGLTLGLSLIVAIGPQNAFVLRAGLTRRHALLSALTCALCDSLLIALGVLGLGSWLARVPVLVTLGTLLGAAFLGWYGLKALRSAWAGGGTGLAAGENETSPATPRQVVGTALGFSLLNPHALLDTVVLLGGASAGLDGESRLAFLGGTALASWAWFFALALAGRTLAPIMARPQAWRVLDTLIGVTLLVTAVSLLMTAAASFTLETRTLLQAVEAALSFKHSWPLWLSP, from the coding sequence GTGCCTCCGTTTCTGCGCGGCCTGACGCTGGGTCTGTCTCTGATTGTCGCCATCGGCCCGCAAAACGCCTTTGTGCTGCGCGCTGGCCTGACGCGGCGGCACGCCCTGCTCTCGGCACTCACCTGCGCGCTGTGCGACAGCCTCCTGATTGCGCTTGGGGTGCTGGGGCTGGGCAGTTGGCTGGCCCGCGTGCCGGTTCTGGTGACGCTGGGCACGTTGCTGGGGGCTGCGTTTCTCGGTTGGTACGGTCTGAAAGCGCTGCGGTCAGCGTGGGCCGGTGGCGGGACTGGATTGGCGGCAGGCGAGAACGAGACGAGCCCCGCCACGCCCAGACAGGTCGTCGGAACGGCCCTGGGCTTCAGCCTGCTCAATCCTCACGCCCTGCTCGACACTGTGGTCCTGCTGGGCGGGGCCAGCGCTGGCCTGGACGGGGAGAGCCGTCTGGCTTTCCTAGGCGGCACGGCCCTGGCCTCGTGGGCCTGGTTTTTCGCGCTCGCGCTGGCGGGGCGCACCCTGGCGCCCATCATGGCCCGGCCGCAGGCGTGGCGGGTGCTGGACACCCTGATCGGCGTGACTTTACTGGTCACGGCGGTGAGCCTGCTGATGACAGCAGCGGCCAGTTTCACCCTGGAGACGAGGACCCTCCTCCAGGCCGTTGAGGCGGCTCTCTCCTTCAAACACTCTTGGCCGCTGTGGCTTTCTCCCTGA
- a CDS encoding DUF5984 family protein, translating into MTPLFGFRLRSLPELLERWTAGGADPLPYLRGWYWLTDGWYWLRTPAGDVPTNHPEFDHALGQPPAPEPHLDYLVARFWLDLEGMLPRVLEPLPADLAAALASGAWDAWHAPVSAWWYALPDDDERASWELWSAATSWANVRALDMGYLAAPPLLRFWRVGENITVAWDTREQRVQGHLCWTETWGQQAMSVAAFAAEVEDFRGRLDTAMTARVQAVAALDQLDAAALTSLEQQRQLTLFPESGLQDPTDWGAVLSAIRRLEEGSGTALLAL; encoded by the coding sequence GTGACGCCGCTGTTTGGGTTTCGCCTGCGCTCCCTGCCCGAGCTGCTTGAGCGGTGGACGGCAGGAGGGGCTGACCCATTGCCGTATCTGCGCGGCTGGTACTGGCTGACCGACGGCTGGTACTGGTTGAGGACACCGGCCGGCGACGTGCCCACCAACCACCCCGAGTTTGACCACGCTCTGGGGCAGCCCCCGGCCCCCGAGCCGCACCTGGACTATCTGGTCGCCCGCTTCTGGCTTGACCTGGAGGGGATGCTGCCGCGTGTGCTGGAGCCGCTCCCTGCGGACTTGGCCGCCGCGCTGGCTTCCGGGGCGTGGGACGCCTGGCACGCGCCGGTGTCGGCGTGGTGGTACGCCCTGCCCGACGACGATGAGCGGGCCAGCTGGGAACTCTGGTCAGCGGCCACCAGCTGGGCGAACGTGCGGGCGCTGGACATGGGCTATCTGGCGGCGCCGCCCCTCCTGCGCTTCTGGCGGGTGGGGGAGAACATAACTGTCGCCTGGGACACCCGAGAACAGCGCGTGCAGGGCCACCTGTGCTGGACCGAAACCTGGGGCCAGCAGGCCATGAGCGTGGCGGCTTTTGCGGCCGAGGTCGAAGATTTTCGTGGGCGCCTAGACACCGCCATGACTGCGCGCGTGCAGGCTGTGGCCGCGCTGGATCAGCTGGACGCGGCTGCCCTGACCTCGCTGGAACAGCAGCGTCAGCTCACCCTTTTTCCTGAATCGGGGCTTCAAGACCCCACTGACTGGGGCGCGGTCTTGAGCGCCATTCGTCGCCTTGAGGAAGGGTCGGGAACTGCGCTGCTGGCTCTGTAG
- a CDS encoding MFS transporter, protein MSYPSRPLRVYLVTEAVMAAAFALAYTLQGLYFFQTVGLTPFELLLVGAALELSTFVLEVPTGVLADAFSRKWSVVLGCATLGAAMLLVGSFPVFVVILAAQVVSAVGYTCLSGAQEAWLADELGEDCLGGALLLGGQYARVAGVLGILGAAGLSGVGGPALCIVAGGGTMLILAAFLARAMPEEKFAPAAPGERHTWSGLTAPLVQGAREVRGRPVLILLIVAAALYGASTEALDRLNEFLLLRETGLPGGLSAQGWFIALALAGSGLGWAVLEPLRRRLDLSQPAQVARTLRVVLGLSVAALLAFALAPGFGWAAGALLIHGVLRGLYSPLYAAWLNQGLPPGSRATINSFASQADALGQVSCGPLFGLAGNLWGVRAALALAAFVRLPTLPLLSRAGKGDLR, encoded by the coding sequence ATGTCCTATCCCTCCCGCCCTCTGCGGGTTTATCTGGTCACCGAGGCCGTCATGGCCGCTGCATTTGCCCTGGCCTACACGCTGCAAGGGCTGTATTTCTTTCAAACTGTGGGGCTTACGCCCTTCGAGTTGCTGCTGGTGGGCGCGGCGCTGGAACTCTCGACGTTTGTGCTAGAGGTGCCCACAGGCGTCCTGGCCGACGCCTTTTCGCGTAAGTGGTCGGTGGTGCTGGGTTGCGCGACTCTGGGCGCGGCCATGCTGCTGGTGGGCTCGTTTCCCGTCTTTGTGGTCATTCTGGCAGCGCAGGTGGTGAGCGCCGTGGGCTACACCTGCCTCAGCGGCGCGCAGGAAGCGTGGCTGGCCGATGAACTGGGCGAGGACTGCCTGGGCGGCGCCCTGCTGCTGGGCGGTCAGTATGCCCGCGTGGCGGGGGTGCTGGGCATCCTGGGCGCAGCGGGCCTGTCGGGTGTGGGCGGCCCTGCCCTCTGCATCGTGGCGGGTGGCGGCACGATGCTGATCCTGGCGGCGTTTCTGGCGCGCGCCATGCCGGAAGAGAAGTTTGCGCCTGCCGCTCCTGGCGAGCGCCACACCTGGTCTGGCCTGACGGCCCCGCTGGTTCAGGGCGCGCGCGAGGTGAGGGGCCGCCCGGTCCTGATCCTGCTGATTGTGGCGGCGGCCCTGTATGGCGCCAGCACTGAAGCTCTGGACCGGCTGAACGAGTTCTTGCTGCTGCGCGAAACCGGGTTGCCTGGGGGCCTGAGCGCGCAGGGCTGGTTTATTGCTCTGGCGCTGGCGGGTTCTGGGCTAGGCTGGGCCGTGCTAGAACCCCTGCGCCGCCGTCTGGACCTGAGCCAGCCCGCACAGGTGGCGCGTACCCTGCGTGTGGTCCTGGGGCTGAGCGTGGCCGCGCTGCTGGCGTTTGCGCTGGCGCCCGGCTTTGGGTGGGCGGCGGGGGCGCTGCTGATTCACGGGGTGCTGCGCGGCCTGTACAGTCCTCTGTACGCCGCGTGGCTCAACCAGGGCTTGCCCCCCGGTTCGCGCGCCACCATCAATTCCTTCGCCTCGCAGGCCGACGCGCTGGGACAGGTCAGCTGCGGGCCTCTGTTCGGGCTGGCCGGAAATCTGTGGGGGGTGCGCGCGGCGCTGGCCCTGGCCGCGTTCGTCCGTCTACCCACCCTGCCGCTCCTGAGCCGCGCGGGCAAGGGGGACCTGCGGTGA